A window of Primulina huaijiensis isolate GDHJ02 chromosome 9, ASM1229523v2, whole genome shotgun sequence contains these coding sequences:
- the LOC140984276 gene encoding cation/H(+) antiporter 28-like: MDLWNGNSAFKSFTNAAACRTTTLTTVALYMLGFFFIVFLCNFLHILLRNLSQPRIISESIVGLFLSNLPIIRRHTIGEETEKTFQYIVEGGMILHMFVVGLEIDPHIFLHLPSKEAKVACTGVLTTFVMASLVTPFLSIPEVPNVTFNLCLSVILSDTAYPLLTRIITDLKIGKSDIGRFVVSASVHNALVSTILISFGFIIFDPSKGFAYRRVKDVFIMAAVLVIEIVLSTKLTPVIMNWVNSENPDGKPMKGSHLVLAVAYIVMVCCFSPILANYNSVLSAFLAGVFMPREGRIAKMMISKVNYFFTAIFNPLFFFWVGLEAQLSQFGAAHIGTWAKLIFLFLIATAGKVIGSWVSGVMLGFHWQDSIAIGLLLTIKGHFHVYLAIMTSTMKLTSISTSIAMVFMTFLTIIYTPLVVANIIERARKRSPTQRMALQWLNPSNELHVLLCVHGPQNVSSAINLMGITRGAADPGIMVYATDMIELTDRIAATITHHSEGGDSVTVTDPTVVEMREQITNGINAYLNDDGDGISAKRIFALSTLNSMHQDVCILAEDLMVSLIILPFHKQQEASGRLNLGHSGFRHVNRKILRHAPCSVGILVDRGLGSTIVSRTSISLHAAVIFIGGKDDREALVYAGRVARHPGVKLTVIRFLLEATGDSVSSRITIAKSNTTEHQEEMKVDDECFADFYDRYVAGGHVAYMEKYLVNSGQTFSTLRSLEGQYGLFIVGRGGRVNSILTVGMNDWEECPELGPIGDILSASDFSVSASVMIIQQHSLKGELDGLQDEFSIM, encoded by the exons ATGGATTTATGGAACGGTAATTCAGCATTCAAGAGTTTTACGAACGCAGCTGCATGCCGAACTACGACCTTGACGACCGTCGCATTGTACATGCTCGGATTCTTCTTCATCGTGTTCTTGTGCAATTTTCTCCACATTCTATTGCGAAATCTGTCTCAGCCTCGTATCATCTCCGAATCCATA GTAGGGCTATTTTTAAGTAATCTACCGATAATTAGAAGACATACAATTGGTGAAGAGACGGAGAAAACCTTTCAATACATAGTAGAAGGAGGGATGATTCTTCATATGTTCGTAGTTGGCCTCGAAATCGATCCACACATATTTCTTCATTTACCATCAAAAGAAGCAAAAGTTGCCTGCACTGGAGTTCTTACCACTTTTGTTATGGCTTCTTTAGTCACCCCATTTCTTAGCATACCCGAAGTCCCAAATGTCACCTTCAACCTTTGTCTCTCTGTCATTCTGTCCGACACAGCATACCCATTATTAACTAGAATAATTACTGACCTAAAGATAGGAAAATCAGATATTGGGAGATTTGTAGTTTCAGCTAGCGTGCATAATGCCTTGGTTTCTACAATTCTAATTAGCTTTGGCTTTATAATATTTGATCCTAGCAAGGGTTTTGCTTATCGGAGGGTGAAGGATGTTTTTATCATGGCTGCGGTGCTAGTTATTGAGATAGTTTTGTCCACGAAATTGACACCGGTGATTATGAATTGGGTGAACAGTGAAAATCCAGATGGAAAACCAATGAAGGGTTCACATTTAGTCTTGGCTGTGGCATATATCGTCATGGTTTGTTGTTTTTCACCCATCCTGGCAAATTATAACAGTGTGTTGAGTGCATTTTTGGCCGGAGTATTCATGCCTAGGGAAGGGAGGATAGCAAAAATGATGATTAGTAAAGTGAACTATTTCTTTACTGCCATCTTCAATCCACTTTTCTTCTTTTGGGTCGGCTTGGAAGCGCAATTGTCTCAGTTTGGAGCAGCGCACATAGGAACATGGGCAAAGTTAATCTTCCTCTTCTTGATTGCTACTGCTGGAAAGGTTATTGGTTCATGGGTTTCAGGGGTAATGTTGGGATTTCACTGGCAAGATTCAATTGCCATTGGCTTGCTATTAACAATCAAGGGCCATTTCCATGTGTATTTGGCTATAATGACATCAACT ATGAAACTCACAAGTATCTCAACAAGTATCGCTATGGTGTTCATGACCTTTCTCACCATAATCTACACCCCGTTGGTCGTGGCAAACATCATTGAACGTGCAAGAAAACGCTCTCCAACTCAAAGAATGGCACTTCAATGGCTTAATCCATCGAACGAGCTCCATGTTCTTCTTTGCGTACACGGACCACAAAATGTTTCTTCAGCCATAAATTTAATGGGAATTACCAGAGGGGCTGCTGATCCAGGGATCATGGTTTATGCTACAGACATGATAGAGTTGACAGACAGAATAGCAGCCACAATAACACATCATAGTGAAGGGGGGGATTCTGTGACTGTCACCGATCCAACTGTTGTGGAAATGAGAGAACAAATAACAAATGGAATAAACGCTTATTTAAATGATGATGGAGATGGAATCAGCGCAAAACGAATCTTTGCACTTTCGACTCTGAATAGCATGCATCAAGATGTGTGCATTCTGGCCGAGGATCTTATGGTTTCACTCATAATACTGCCCTTTCACAAGCAACAAGAAGCCAGTGGTAGGCTGAATTTGGGCCATTCCGGTTTTCGACACGTCAATCGCAAG ATCCTTCGTCATGCTCCGTGCTCAGTCGGAATTTTAGTCGACAGGGGACTTGGATCGACCATAGTATCAAGAACTTCCATATCTCTCCATGCAGCCGTAATATTCATTGGTGGCAAGGATGACAGAGAAGCACTAGTCTACGCGGGTCGAGTAGCACGACACCCAGGGGTGAAACTTACTGTTATAAGGTTCCTTTTAGAAGCCACGGGAGACAGCGTGTCATCAAGAATCACAATTGCAAAATCCAACACCACAGAGCAtcaagaagaaatgaaagttgaTGATGAATGCTTTGCTGATTTCTATGATAGATATGTGGCTGGAGGGCATGTCGCGTATATGGAAAAATACCTTGTTAACTCTGGGCAGACATTTTCTACATTGAGGTCGCTTGAAGGGCAGTATGGTCTTTTCATCGTGGGACGAGGCGGGAGGGTGAATTCGATTTTGACAGTGGGAATGAATGACTGGGAAGAGTGCCCGGAGCTTGGCCCCATCGGAGATATTCTATCGGCCTCGGATTTTTCGGTAAGTGCCTCAGTTATGATCATACAGCAACACAGTCTTAAAGGAGAATTAGACGGCCTCCAAGATGAATTCTCGATCATGTAA
- the LOC140984453 gene encoding uncharacterized protein has product MAEEVQYSESNKRKYEDHQTSTSPAPRRATGFSSGPDSSVPPTSYNSVPPPTSEIELAKRKAQEIAARLLNNVDPMKRARVENGAGGGGFDSSDAGFVHKPMGMGLSGPPTGASYSYPGPSKKIDIPNGRVGVIIGKGGETIKYLQLQSGAKIQVTRDMDVDPNSVTRGVELTGTPDQIAKAEQLISDVLSEAEAGGSGVVSRRMTGQPSGIDPFVIMVPNNKVGLVIGKGGETIKNMQARTGARIQVIPLHLPPGDASKERTVQIDGTSEQIEAAKQLVYEVISENRPRNSSMAGGYPQQGYQARPLTNWAPPGPPMQQSGYGYSHPGSYPGASAQYGMNQPPYSGYPSQSSSGAYASGWDQTTAPPNQQAAQGGGGYDYYNQQPPPQQHQTQGGPGAPTDGSDYGYNHTSSYSQGQGYTQASYGGYHAGAGYGQPQPNPVGTGYEQQQQGYNAAYGNVSNPAPDGHPSSYGTQGDANQAPTSGQSYNTGGQPSPNPNYPPQASNQVGYGGPPSSQGSYVTQPHSGYATYGAPPDQKPPSSQQAYAQPQQQQSPSGQGGGYTQPGYTQAGYTQSDAGSQGPPSAGHPQSQPGYGPPSYGAPSSGQPGYGQQALYNSAYDSGYSQAPAQSADGSTGAYSLGMYDTTPPPSTAQTGGAAKASPPGG; this is encoded by the exons ATGGCGGAAGAGGTGCAGTACTCAGAATCCAACAAGCGGAAGTACGAGGATCACCAGACTTCTACTTCGCCGGCGCCGCGCAGGGCTACGGGGTTTTCGTCGGGCCCGGACTCTTCCGTTCCCCCTACATCGTATAACAGCGTCCCCCCTCCTACGAGCGAGATCGAGCTGGCAAAACGAAAGGCTCAAGAAATCGCCGCTAGGCTTTTGAATAACGTGGATCCGATGAAAAGAGCGAGAGTTGAAAACGGAGCTGGTGGCGGGGGATTTGATTCGAGTGATGCTG GTTTTGTTCACAAGCCTATGGGTATGGGTCTAAGTGGTCCACCAACAGGCGCATCCTACAGTTATCCAGGCCCGAGCAAGAAAATTGATATACCAAATGGAAGGGTAGGCGTGATTATTGGCAAAGGTGGGGAGACCATTAAATACCTTCAGCTTCAGTCTGGTGCTAAGATTCAGGTGACCAGAGACATGGATGTGGATCCAAATTCTGTTACAAGAGGTGTTGAGCTCACGGGTACTCCTGACCAAATAGCCAAGGCTGAGCAGTTGATCAGTGATGTTCTTTCTGAG GCTGAGGCAGGTGGTTCCGGTGTTGTTTCTCGGAGAATGACTGGGCAACCATCAGGAATTGATCCGTTTGTGATTATGGTTCCCAACAACAAG GTGGGTCTTGTAATCGGCAAAGGAGGTGAAACCATTAAGAACATGCAAGCAAGGACTGGTGCTCGTATTCAG GTTATACCTCTCCACTTGCCACCTGGTGATGCGTCTAAAGAAAGGACCGTGCAGATTGATGGCACTAGTGAACAGATTGAGGCTGCAAAACAGTTGGTTTATGAAGTAATCAGTGAG AATCGTCCTAGAAATTCATCAATGGCAGGAGGGTATCCACAGCAAGGTTATCAAGCTAGACCTCTGACTAACTGGGCACCTCCTGGTCCACCCATGCAACAATCTGGATATGGCTATTCCCATCCTGGCTCATATCCTGGTGCATCAGCACAGTATGGTATGAATCAACCACCTTACTCCGGTTATCCCTCTCAATCCTCTTCTGGTGCATATGCCTCTGGCTGGGACCAAACAACTGCTCCACCAAATCAGCAAGCTGCACAAGGTGGCGGCGGCTACGATTACTACAACCAACAGCCTCCTCCACAGCAGCATCAAACTCAGGGAGGTCCTGGTGCTCCTACTGATGGTTCGGATTATGGTTACAATCACACATCTTCCTACAGTCAAGGACAAGGTTACACTCAAGCTAGCTATGGTGGCTACCATGCAGGTGCCGGCTATGGTCAGCCTCAGCCCAACCCCGTCGGAACAGGATACGAACAGCAGCAACAAGGGTATAATGCTGCCTATGGTAATGTCTCAAATCCTGCACCAGATGGCCACCCCTCTTCGTATGGCACACAGGGTGATGCCAATCAAGCACCCACATCTGGACAGTCCTACAACACTGGTGGTCAGCCCAGCCCAAATCCTAATTATCCGCCGCAAGCTTCTAACCAGGTCGGTTATGGTGGTCCCCCGTCTTCTCAGGGTAGCTATGTAACCCAACCACACTCTGGTTATGCCACATATGGTGCCCCTCCAGATCAAAAACCACCCAGCAGTCAACAAGCTTATGCACAGCCACAACAACAGCAGTCACCTAGTGGTCAGGGAGGTGGCTATACTCAACCAGGATATACACAGGCCGGTTATACGCAGTCAGATGCGGGCTCACAAGGACCACCATCGGCAGGTCATCCACAATCTCAGCCAGGTTATGGGCCCCCATCCTATGGAGCACCGTCATCGGGTCAACCTGGTTACGGGCAACAGGCTCTGTATAACAGCGCATATGACAGTGGATATTCTCAGGCTCCGGCTCAGTCTGCTGATGGTTCAACTGGCGCTTACTCACTAGGGATGTATGACACAACTCCACCGCCTTCCACTGCCCAGACAGGTGGTGCTGCCAAAGCCTCTCCCCCCGGTGGGTGA
- the LOC140984945 gene encoding uncharacterized protein, whose translation MAAQLARNVHRVLSQTAPYNHRSAIASLHTTLPSLAAQSSAPTRYGSGPPPSTSTPTGLPKAAEFVISKVDDLMNWARRGSIWPMTFGLACCAVEMMHTGAARYDLDRFGIIFRPSPRQSDCMIVAGTLTNKMAPALRKVYDQMPEPRWVISMGSCANGGGYYHYSYSVVRGCDRIVPVDIYVPGCPPTAEALLYGLLQLQKKINRRKDFLHWWTK comes from the exons ATGGCAGCGCAGCTAGCTCGAAACGTCCACCGCGTACTCTCCCAAACGGCGCCGTATAACCACCGCTCCGCCATCGCGTCCCTCCATACAACCCTCCCTTCGCTTGCGGCACAGTCCTCCGCGCCAACGCGCTACGGATCCGGCCCCCCGCCGTCGACATCTACTCCGACTGGCCTCCCAAAGGCGGCCGAATTTGTGATATCCAAGGTAGATGATTTAATGAATTGGGCTCGTCGGGGATCTATATGGCCTATGACGTTTGGGTTGGCCTGTTGCGCCGTCGAGATGATGCACACAGGTGCCGCGCGCTACGATTTGGATCGATTTGGGATCATTTTTAGGCCCAGCCCTAGACAGTCTGATTGCATGATTGTTGCGGGAACTCTCACCAATAAGATGGCTCCTGCCCTTCGCAA AGTCTATGATCAAATGCCCGAGCCTAGGTGGGTCATATCCATGGGAAGCTGTGCAAATGGTGGTGGGTACTACCATTACTCGTATTCTGTTGTTCGAGGTTGTGATCGGATAGTCCCAGTCGACATCTATGTTCCCGGTTGTCCTCCCACTGCTGAAGCCCTTTTATATGGACTTCTACAGCTGCAGAAGAAGATCAACAGGCGCAAGGATTTCCTTCACTGGTGGACCAAATAA
- the LOC140984823 gene encoding aspartate aminotransferase, cytoplasmic — MNKGDISASATDRRLTTLARHLQSSPMDSADQSLHVSPTSASVFHHLVQAPEDPILGVTVAYNKDPSPVKLNLGVGAYRTEEGKPLVLNVVRKAEQMLVNDSSRVKEYLPIVGLADFNKLSAKLILGADSPAIQENRVTTVQCLSGTGSLRVGGEFLARHYHQRTIYIPVPTWGNHPKVFGLAGLSVKTYRYYDPATRGLDFQGLVEDLGSAPSGAIVLLHACAHNPTGVDPTTQQWEQIRKLMRSKALLPFFDSAYQGFASGNLDSDAQPVRMFVADGGECLVAQSYAKNLGLYGERVGALSIVCRTADVAGRVESQLKLVIRPMYSNPPIHGASIVGTILKDSSMFQEWTIELKAMADRIISMRHQLLDALHARGTPGDWSHIIKQIGMFTFTGLNSEQVAFMTKEYHIYMTSDGRISMAGLSTKTVPHLADAMHAAVTKMG, encoded by the exons atgaacaAGGGCGACATTTCAGCATCAGCAACTGATCGGAGGCTGACTACTTTGGCTAGACATCTCCAAAGCTCTCCTATGGACTCCGCCGACCAATCCCTCCACGTTTCGCCAACTTCCGCCTCTGTCTTTCACCATCTTGTTCAAGCTCCCGAAGATCCTATTCTCGGG gttaCTGTGGCGTACAATAAAGACCCTAGCCCGGTGAAATTGAATTTGGGAGTCGGTGCGTATCGGACAGAG GAAGGAAAACCTCTTGTTTTGAATGTTGTTAGAAAAGCAGAGCAAATGCTAGTCAATGACAG CTCTCGTGTAAAGGAGTATCTCCCCATAGTTGGATTGGCAGATTTCAATAAACTGAGTGCAAAGCTCATTCTTGGTGCTGACAG TCCCGCTATTCAAGAAAATAGGGTCACAACTGTTCAGTGCTTATCTGGTACTGGCTCGCTGAGGGTTGGTGGTGAATTTTTGGCCCGGCATTATCATCAA CGTACCATATATATTCCAGTGCCAACGTGGGGAAACCACCCCAAAGTTTTTGGTTTGGCTGGATTATCTGTAAAGACTTATCGCTACTATGATCCTGCAACTCGTGGACTTGATTTCCAAG GCTTGGTCGAAGACCTTGGATCTGCTCCTTCTGGAGCCATTGTGCTTCTGCACGCATGTGCTCATAATCCAACAGGGGTCGATCCTACTACCCAACAGTGGGAGCAGATTAGAAAGTTGATGAGATCAAAGGCATTGCTGCCTTTCTTTGATAGTGCTTATCAG GGATTTGCAAGTGGAAACTTGGATTCAGATGCACAGCCTGTTCGGATGTTTGTAGCAGATGGGGGTGAATGTCTCGTGGCTCAAAGTTATGCTAAGAACTTGGGGTTGTATGGGGAGCGTGTTGGTGCCCTAAGCATT GTTTGCCGAACTGCGGATGTGGCAGGTAGGGTGGAGAGTCAATTGAAGCTGGTGATCAGGCCAATGTATTCAAATCCACCCATTCATGGCGCGTCAATTGTGGGAACTATCCTCAAGGACAG TTCTATGTTTCAAGAGTGGACAATTGAGCTTAAAGCGATGGCTGATCGAATTATTAGCATGCGCCACCAGCTTCTAGATGCTTTGCATGCTAGAG GTACACCTGGTGACTGGAGTCACATTATCAAGCAGATTGGGATGTTTACATTCACTGGACTTAATTCGGAGCAAGTAGCCTTCATGACAAAAGAATACCACATCTACATGACGTCCGAtgg GCGAATTAGCATGGCTGGGCTGAGTACAAAGACCGTGCCACATCTTGCAGATGCAATGCATGCTGCTGTCACAAAAATGGGCTGA
- the LOC140984941 gene encoding uncharacterized protein, with the protein MAGATSYEQSDSVDSAALGYDPNYVPDSVKSFVVHMYRHIREKNVYEIHQMYENSFQSISDRFFKDSPWPSVDAVAPYVDNDHVFCLLYREMWFRHLYAKLSPTLKQRIDSWDNYCSLFQVVLHGVVNMQLPNQWLWDMVDEFVYQFQSFCQYRAKMKNKTEQEISLLRQHDQAWNVYGVLNYLQALVEKSMIIQILEQEKEGLEQFTATDGYDYNGGSNVLKVLGYFSMIGLLRVHCLLGDYHTGLKCVTPIDISQQGVYTSVIGSHITTIYHYGFANLMLRRYVEAIREFNKILIYIFKTKQYHQKSPQYDQILKKNEQMYALLAISLSLCPQVKLVEETVNTQLREKYGEKMSRMQRFDDEGFALYDELFSYACPKFITPSAPSYEDPLVNYNQDAYRLQLKLFLYEVKQQHLLSGVRTFLKIYSTISLGKLATYMDIDEPTLRTILITYKHKTHSVDSDGKVLSNADVDFYIDDDTVHVVEFKPAKRYGDYFMRQIVKLEGLMNDIDRIKLE; encoded by the exons ATGGCGGGAGCTACGTCCTACGAGCAATCCGATTCCGTCGACTCCGCCGCACTCGGCTACGACCCCAACTATGTACCCGATTCCGTTAAGTCTTTCGTGGTTCATATGTACCGCCACATTAGGGAGAAGAATGTCTACGAGATCCACCAGATGTACGAGAACTCCTTTCAGAGCATCAGCGACCGATTTTTTAAGGATTCTCCTTGGCCTTCCGTTGATGCCGTTGCGCCGTATGTTGATAACGACCATGTATTTTGCTTGCTGTATCGCGAGATGTGGTTTCGGCATTTATACGCTAAACTTTCGCCTACGCTCAAGCAGCGTATTGATTCCTGGGATAATTACTGTAGCCTTTTTCAG GTTGTGTTGCATGGAGTAGTGAATATGCAATTGCCAAATCAGTGGTTGTGggacatggtggatgaatttgTGTACCAGTTTCAGTCGTTTTGTCAATATCGTGCCAAGATGAAGAACAAGACTGAGCAAGAGATTTCACTTCTGAGACAACATGATCAG GCTTGGAATGTTTATGGTGTCCTCAATTATTTACAAGCACTCGTAGAGAAGTCCATGATCATTCAAATCCTGGAGCAGGAGAAGGAAGGGCTTGAACAGTTTACTGCTACCGATGGATATGACTACAATGGTGGTAGTAATGTGCTGAAGGTGTTGGGATATTTTAGTATGATAGGCCTGCTTAGAGTTCACTGTTTACTGGGTGATTATCACACCGGTCTGAAGTGCGTAACTCCAATTGACATAAGTCAACAAGGCGTGTACACCAGTGTAATTGGAAGCCACATAACTACTATATATCATTATGGATTTGCAAATCTTATGCTACGAAG ATATGTGGAGGCAATTCGAGAGTTCAATAAAATACTTATTTACATTTTCAAGACTAAGCAATATCACCAAAAATCTCCTCAGTATGATCAGATTTTGAAGAAGAACGAGCAGATGTATGCGTTGCTTGCCATTTCTCTTTCTCTTTGCCCTCAGGTGAAGCTTGTTGAGGAGACTGTGAACACCCAATTGCGGGAGAAGTATGGTGAGAAAATGTCAAGGATGCAGAGGTTTGACGACGAGGGATTTGCCCTATATGATGAGCTTTTCTCTTACGCATGCCCAAAGTTCATTACTCCCTCTGCCCCGAGCTATGAGGATCCTCTTGTTAATTACAACCAG GATGCTTATAGGCTGCAGTTGAAGTTATTCCTTTATGAAGTGAAGCAGCAACATCTATTGTCAGGGGTCCGAACCTTCTTGAAAATTTACTCCACGATATCTCTTGGAAAACTCGCAACTTACATGGATATAGATGAACCTACTTTAAG GACAATCTTAATCACATACAAGCACAAGACTCATTCTGTAGATTCCGATGGAAAAGTTCTTTCCAACGCCGATGTGGATTTCTACATCGATGAT GACACTGTTCATGTTGTGGAATTCAAACCTGCAAAACGCTATGGTGATTACTTCATGCGACAAATTGTCAAG CTTGAAGGGTTGATGAATGATATCGACAGGATAAAACTCGAGTGA